TATCGTTAACTTGCCATCGTCAGCGGTTTCTGTCACAACTGGCTCAGCATCAGTTCTAGGCGTTGCATCAATTTGCGGTGCAGCTAAATCAGTTGAGCCTTGTTTCCAAGCTTGGTTTTGCTGCTTAATCTGAGTGACCGCATCTCTTACAGACACATTTTTTACCCGCGCTTCATCTGGGAGGCGTAAGACCTTACCCCGTTTCAACAGGTTAATGTTGTTGTTAATAAACGCATCTGGGTTATCTTGCTGCAAGGCCAACATGGTTTGCTGCACAGTCACCTGACTGGAAGGCTTAACTTTGGCAGCAATTTCATAAAGCGTGTCATTGGCTTGTATACGGTAACTATCACCCTGGAAGCTCGTATCGCTGGCAGGCGCTGTAGTAACAGGGGTTGTTTCTGCCGTAGTTGGTGCAGTAACTGGCGTTGGACGAGCAGCAACAGGTTCTACTGTCGCTGGTGCCTGAACAGCAGAGGGTGCTTGCTCTGCAAACGTTGGTGGGTCGAGCAACACGGTATACTCACGCAGTAGCCGACCACTTGGCCAGTGCACCTCTACTAGAAAATTTAGATAAGGCTCACGAACGGGTTTATTACTAGACACCTTAATATAAGCAGTACCATTAGGGCGCACTACCGTAGCAAACTTCATATTGTTAAGAAAAAAGATGCGCTCTACCCCAGCTCGGTTAAAGTCTTCACGGGTGGCTAAGTTGGGTAATATTTCATTAGCGTTCAGGTCTCTAATCTGGATGAGTTCGATTTCAGCATTCAATGGCTGGTTGAGGGCGGATTTGAGGGCAATATCCCCAAGGCCCAGGGCGTTCACCACCCCCGATGACAAGGCCCCGGTTGCAGCCATTGCCACTACAAGCTTGCGCACCATAATTCTCAATCCTTTATTATCATTTAATCTTGCGATTTCTAAGGAGTCGGGTCTTTCTGCCATACACTTCACGACCAATTATTTGTTTCCCAGTTCCACTTGTTTTGGCGATTTTCCACGTACCTTCCAACTACGTTGGAAATTGCCTTAAAAACAAGTAAATCAATACATTTCCCCCTCGCGATCCATTAATTGATCCCAAACGATGAATACATAAACTTCCTGTGAATGCTGAACGAGCCTGATGAAGAGCAAGCTGTTCGGCAAGCTCAAACCTGAACGCGATTGGTCAATCTGTATATAACTATAAGACACAATGAGCAGGTAAGTAGCCCGCCTACCTGCTCTTTGTCTACTTAGATTTGCAAATACAACAAAAGCCAGCTTCTAGTCAGTTAGACTAAAGCTAGAAATAAGGTTCAAATCGTTAAGTAAGTATCAATTATATATAGTCTTTTATCAATATCTCGGCAATTTGTACACTGTTAAGAGCTGCCCCCTTCCTTACATTATCCGCTACAACCCATAAATTGAGACCTCTGTCACATGATATATCTTCTCTAACACGCCCAACATAGACAGGATCTTCACCAGCGGCTTCCGTAACAGGGGTTGGGTAACCACCCTCTTTGTGCTCATCCAACAGAACAATGCCTGATGCTTTTTTCAGCAGCGCATGTGCTTGAGCCGCTGTTATTTTTTCCTTGGTTTCAATATGGACTGCTTCAGAATGCCCATAGAAAACTGGAACTCGTACACAGGTTGGGTTAACCAAAATTGTTTCATCACCAAAAATCTTTTGGGTTTCCCACACCATTTTCATCTCTTCTTTGGTGTAGCCATTTTCCTGAAAAACATCAATCTGTGGCAGCACATTAAACGCAATCTGCTTTGGATAAACCTTAGCTTCTGCACCTTTAGCATTCAACAAATTAGCCGTTTGTGAGGCTAATTCATTAATAGCATCTTTTCCTGTGCCAGATACCGCTTGGTAAGTTGCAACGTTTATACGACGAATGCCGACAGCATCATACAATGGTTTTAATGCGACCAACATCTGAATTGTAGAACAGTTTGGATTCGCAATAATTCCACATTTAGTATAGTCCGCTACTTTCTCAGGGTTCACCTCAGGTACCACTAATGGTACATTGGGGTCATAGCGAAAATGCGAGGTGTTATCGATTACTACACAACCAGCGGCCGCTGCTTTGGGTGCATATTCAGCAGAAACACTGCCACCAGCGGAAAATAAACCAATTTGCACTTTGCTAAAATCAAAGGTAGCTAAATCATCTACCACAACTGGCTTATTGTTGAATAAAACAGTACTTCCTGCAGAGCGGCTACTGGCTAAAGGGTATACTTTTCCTACGGGAAAATTTCGCTGTTCTAAAATAGACAGCATAGCTTCTCCGACAGCACCGGTTGCTCCAACTACAGCGACATCATATGTTTTAGTCATCTTTAAGTTACTTCCTATTAATTAGTGATTTAACCTATCTGTATTTTAAAATTCAAATATAGGTTACAGCGCAGCAACCACTGCATCTCCCATTCTCTTTGTCGACACCTGCTGGGTATTGGTTTCTTCATTATAAATATCAGCCGTACGCAGCCCGCCAGCCAAAACCTGCTTAACTGCTGCTTCAATTGCATCTGCAGGCTCTACATAACCCAGTGAATAGCGTAGCATCATTGCAATGGATAAAATCGTTGCCAACGGATTAGCCACTTCTTTTCCAGCAATATCCGGTGCAGAACCATGGATAGGCTCATACATTCCTTTACCTTCAGCATTTAATGAGGCGGAAGGTAACATACCAATAGAACCCGTCAACATGGCAGCCGCATCTGATAAAATATCACCAAACATATTGCCTGTTACGATCACATCAAACTGTTTAGGTGCTCTAACCAGCTGCATTGCTGCATTATCGACATACATATGGCTCAGCTCAACATCAGGATAATCCTTAGCAACTTCTTCCATGATTTCACGCCATAAGACAGTAGCTTCTAATACATTGGCTTTATCTACTGAACAAAGCTTACCCTGACGCTTTTGAGCTGCTTCAAATGCTACTTTTGCAATCCGGCGAATTTCAGACTCGTTATACACATAGGTATTAAAACCTTGGCGCTCACCATTTTCTAAAGTTTTAATACCACGAGGCTGACCAAAATAAATACCCCCCGTCAGCTCTCGTACAATTAAAATATCCAGACCAGCAACGACTTCAGG
This genomic interval from Spartinivicinus ruber contains the following:
- the leuB gene encoding 3-isopropylmalate dehydrogenase, whose translation is MSKQILVLPGDGIGPEIVTEAIKVLAAVKDKYQLAIDWQEGLVGGAAIDAEGVPLPEATLAQAKAADAILLGAVGGPKWDQLEMAKRPEKGLLGLRAELELFGNLRPAILYPQLANASTLKPEVVAGLDILIVRELTGGIYFGQPRGIKTLENGERQGFNTYVYNESEIRRIAKVAFEAAQKRQGKLCSVDKANVLEATVLWREIMEEVAKDYPDVELSHMYVDNAAMQLVRAPKQFDVIVTGNMFGDILSDAAAMLTGSIGMLPSASLNAEGKGMYEPIHGSAPDIAGKEVANPLATILSIAMMLRYSLGYVEPADAIEAAVKQVLAGGLRTADIYNEETNTQQVSTKRMGDAVVAAL
- a CDS encoding aspartate-semialdehyde dehydrogenase; amino-acid sequence: MTKTYDVAVVGATGAVGEAMLSILEQRNFPVGKVYPLASSRSAGSTVLFNNKPVVVDDLATFDFSKVQIGLFSAGGSVSAEYAPKAAAAGCVVIDNTSHFRYDPNVPLVVPEVNPEKVADYTKCGIIANPNCSTIQMLVALKPLYDAVGIRRINVATYQAVSGTGKDAINELASQTANLLNAKGAEAKVYPKQIAFNVLPQIDVFQENGYTKEEMKMVWETQKIFGDETILVNPTCVRVPVFYGHSEAVHIETKEKITAAQAHALLKKASGIVLLDEHKEGGYPTPVTEAAGEDPVYVGRVREDISCDRGLNLWVVADNVRKGAALNSVQIAEILIKDYI